Proteins encoded in a region of the Acidobacteriota bacterium genome:
- a CDS encoding PH domain-containing protein: MPESPRTEERQLDPRSVTLSRAWSAIFAVIVGLGFLFTTSMITIFGDSPRIVTWIGFGAAFFVPSFILVVWTWLWPPLQYRHTRYRMDQEGIWIIRGVWFRGETSIPITRIQHIDVTQGPIERAFGLGTLIIYTAGTQHASESLAGLSHEEATRLRDTLIAFGESDGV; this comes from the coding sequence GTGCCTGAGTCACCCCGAACCGAAGAACGACAACTCGATCCCCGCAGTGTCACGCTGTCCCGTGCGTGGTCGGCGATCTTTGCGGTGATCGTCGGTCTCGGCTTCCTGTTCACGACATCGATGATTACGATCTTCGGGGATTCTCCCCGTATCGTGACGTGGATCGGGTTTGGGGCAGCGTTCTTCGTTCCCAGCTTCATCCTCGTGGTCTGGACGTGGCTCTGGCCACCTCTCCAGTACCGTCACACCCGCTATCGAATGGACCAGGAAGGGATCTGGATCATACGCGGCGTCTGGTTTCGCGGTGAGACCTCGATCCCGATCACCCGCATCCAACACATCGATGTGACCCAGGGCCCGATTGAACGCGCCTTTGGTCTGGGCACTCTGATCATCTACACCGCGGGGACTCAGCACGCGTCGGAATCGCTGGCGGGGCTGTCCCACGAAGAAGCGACGCGTCTCAGAGATACGTTGATTGCGTTCGGAGAGTCGGATGGAGTCTGA